Part of the Haloarchaeobius litoreus genome is shown below.
GCGGGAGGAACGCGAGCGTGACGACCGCCAGCGCCACGTTCAGGTACGCCAGGATGGCGGCGATGCCCACGATCATGACGACGATGCGGAGGCCCTCGCTGAGCGCGTCGTCGAGGAACGTCTCCAGGTTCGAGGCGTCGTTGTTCAGCACCGACATCACCTCGCCGGTCTGCTTCTCGTCGAAGAAGGCCATGTCGAGCCGCTGCATCGCGTCGAACGTGTCCGTCCGGACCGCGTGCATCACGCCGTGGGCGAACCGGTTCATCGTCACGCCCCAGACGAACGTACCCACGCCGGTGAGGACGAAGCCCGCGACGATGAGCGCGACGGACAGCCAGAACTGGGCCGCGGGCTCGTTCGGGAGCATCGACCCCGGCACGAGCGGCAGCGAGTAGTCGCCGTTCCCGTTGAACACGGCGTCGATAGCCGTTCCGAGGACGAGCGGCGGGAGCAGGCTCGCGCTTCGGCCGACGACGTTGGCGACGTTGCCGGCGACGAACCACCGCAACCGGGGGACGCCGTACTCCTCGAACAGACGCACGAGCGGGCGGTCCACGTCGGCACGGTACTGGTCGAACGGCTTCTCGTCGTCGCCGGACATCTGGTCATCGGTGGGTCGTCAGCGAGCCACTTCCGTCCATCGAATGTCGGCGTGTTTCGCCGGTTCGGCGGGAGGAGAGAACGCGGATCAGGCTCTGGCGGCGGGCACGAGCTGACTCTCGACGGCGGTCGGGCCGTCGAGGGGGAGCCGCATCTCGAGCTCGACACCCGAGCGGTCGACGATATCGAAGCCGAGCTTCCGGTAGACGGCGATGGCGGTCCGGTTGTCGCTGTCGACGTTGAGTCGGAGGGCCCGGTGGCCCGCCGCGGCCGCGTGGGCGATCGCGTGTCTGGTCAGTTCGGTGCCGAGTCCGCGGCCGTGGTACTCGGGGTCGACGTAGACGAGGAACTCGGGCTCGTCGCCGTCGTGGGGGGCGAACCCGGTGTGGCCGACGACCCGGTCCCCGTCCCACGCGAGCAGGTTGGTGCCGCGTCCGTGGAGCGTGGTCAGCCAGTCACGGATCCTCCGCTCGGTGGTCGGCGGGAGCCCCATCGAGCGGTGCTCCTGCGGATACTCGCGGTACATCTCCACGAGTTCGTCCGGAGGGTCTTCGCTGGCCGGGAGCGACCTGATCAGGAACGCGGTTCCGTGCTTCCCGACGAATCGCGGACAGCGCGGCGGGCAGTACTGCGTGCCCTCGCAGTCGTCGACGTTCCAGCCCCCGCAAGCGTTCGTAACCATCCTGATATCACTGGTCAGTACTACGCCCCGGAGCACCGAGGCCACTCCCCCGCCTATACACGGGGTTTAAATACTCGGGCGGTCCGCCGGTCGTCATCGGTGTCGACGAAGCGGACGTGGTCTCCTCCGGAGGGGGAACCCGCTCAGACCGAGGACAGCGCTCAGACCGAGGACAGTCCAGTGTCCTCCTCGACGTCGTCGAGCAGTTTTCCGATGGTGTACTCCTCGGAGCCGGTCGGCGAGAGCACCACCCCCTCGAGTTCCGCGTCGAGGTCGGCGACGTCCGCCTGCTCGGTCTCCTGTTTGAG
Proteins encoded:
- a CDS encoding GNAT family N-acetyltransferase, yielding MVTNACGGWNVDDCEGTQYCPPRCPRFVGKHGTAFLIRSLPASEDPPDELVEMYREYPQEHRSMGLPPTTERRIRDWLTTLHGRGTNLLAWDGDRVVGHTGFAPHDGDEPEFLVYVDPEYHGRGLGTELTRHAIAHAAAAGHRALRLNVDSDNRTAIAVYRKLGFDIVDRSGVELEMRLPLDGPTAVESQLVPAARA